A stretch of the bacterium genome encodes the following:
- a CDS encoding energy-coupling factor transporter ATPase, whose translation MSLELRLEKISFHYAGIAASAAPVLRDVSFTLAEKKCMAIVGPSGSGKTTLIQHFTGLLRPTSGRVLVDGADIHGKKYPLTALRRRIGLVFQFPEAQLFEETVYRDVAFGPTNLGLSVEEIDLRVRNALMLTGLDADSFVGRSPFRLSEGEKRKVAIAGVLAMQPEMIILDEPTAGLDPVGVQSMAAILEALVDRGTTPVFITHHMDLVAEVAQRVLVLSAGSVIFDDTPEQLFKNTAVLEKAKLDLPNFIQEFAAYRPSLPAALQSVHTYRQLVHRLQQHPLSRPS comes from the coding sequence ATGAGTCTTGAGCTGCGTCTGGAGAAAATTTCCTTTCATTATGCCGGCATCGCCGCTTCTGCGGCGCCGGTTCTGCGTGATGTGTCGTTCACCCTGGCCGAAAAGAAGTGCATGGCTATTGTCGGTCCCAGCGGTTCCGGTAAAACCACCCTGATCCAGCATTTCACCGGCTTGCTCCGTCCGACCAGCGGTCGCGTTCTGGTGGATGGGGCTGATATTCATGGCAAAAAATACCCTCTGACCGCGTTGCGGCGGCGCATCGGATTGGTGTTCCAGTTTCCCGAAGCACAGCTGTTTGAAGAGACTGTGTATCGCGATGTGGCGTTCGGGCCGACCAATCTTGGGCTGAGCGTCGAAGAGATCGATCTTCGAGTACGGAACGCCCTCATGCTGACCGGTCTGGACGCTGATTCCTTTGTCGGCCGCTCGCCTTTTCGTCTGAGCGAAGGAGAAAAGCGCAAGGTCGCCATCGCCGGCGTCCTGGCCATGCAGCCGGAGATGATCATTCTGGACGAGCCCACCGCAGGCCTGGATCCGGTCGGCGTACAGAGCATGGCCGCCATCCTGGAAGCCCTGGTTGACCGCGGGACCACGCCGGTGTTCATCACTCACCACATGGATCTGGTCGCTGAGGTTGCACAGCGTGTGCTGGTGCTTTCGGCGGGCAGTGTGATCTTTGACGACACGCCGGAACAGCTGTTTAAAAATACCGCGGTGCTGGAAAAAGCGAAACTGGATTTACCGAATTTCATTCAAGAGTTTGCCGCATACCGGCCCTCTCTGCCCGCAGCTCTGCAATCGGTGCACACCTATCGTCAACTCGTGCATAGGCTGCAGCAGCATCCACTATCCCGCCCCAGCTAG
- the dgt gene encoding dNTP triphosphohydrolase, which yields MNFEIRDRLFLEAQERRSLSPLAARSEDYHRTRRYSEPEHPYRTAFQRDRDRIIHSRAFRRLKHKRQVFLTQSGDHYRTRLTHTLEVAQLSRTLARSLGLNEDLTEAIALGHDLGHTPFGHVGEIVLHKIMSGRDDLDGVLPTGVAAGGYKHNYQSLRVVDVIEKKYRWEGLNLTAAVREGLLKHTRLRRSELNYPDFHLEGLHYEQDPAATLEGQLVAVSDEIAQRTHDLEDGIRAQYVTLRQVRELDIMKRVEAASAPGQPVLVHEYLQRNHLIRSLINFLVTDVQHETQRRVNASGATGDGFHTLMAWFSAPVHPLQEELDQFIDRYVIRTTVERHSDDRAVDIIRTLFKAYYRTPQLLPAWRLQTLPLPDDGNVASLPQPEWHIFLRAICDYIAGMSDHFAETEYTRIESVLHES from the coding sequence ATGAATTTTGAAATACGCGACCGGCTGTTCTTAGAAGCGCAGGAAAGACGTTCGCTTTCACCGCTGGCCGCCAGAAGCGAGGACTATCACCGTACGCGGCGCTATTCAGAGCCGGAGCATCCCTATCGCACTGCTTTTCAGCGCGACCGCGACCGCATCATCCACTCCCGGGCTTTTCGCCGCCTGAAACACAAACGTCAGGTTTTTCTTACTCAATCGGGCGACCACTATCGCACGCGACTGACGCACACACTGGAAGTGGCGCAGCTCAGCCGCACCCTGGCGCGCAGCCTCGGCCTCAACGAAGATTTGACTGAAGCGATCGCCCTGGGCCATGATCTCGGACATACGCCCTTTGGCCATGTGGGCGAGATCGTTCTGCACAAGATCATGAGCGGCCGCGATGACCTGGACGGTGTGCTGCCCACCGGCGTCGCCGCCGGCGGCTACAAGCATAATTACCAGAGTCTTAGGGTGGTGGATGTGATCGAAAAAAAATACCGCTGGGAGGGGTTGAATCTCACCGCCGCCGTGCGCGAAGGGCTGCTGAAACACACCCGCCTGCGCCGCAGCGAGCTCAACTACCCTGATTTCCATCTTGAAGGACTGCACTATGAACAGGATCCCGCCGCCACGTTGGAAGGCCAGCTGGTGGCGGTGAGCGACGAGATCGCGCAGCGCACCCATGATCTGGAGGACGGCATCCGCGCGCAATATGTCACGCTGCGTCAGGTGCGCGAACTGGACATCATGAAAAGGGTGGAGGCGGCCTCAGCGCCGGGGCAACCCGTCTTGGTGCACGAGTATTTGCAACGCAATCATCTCATCCGCAGCCTGATCAATTTTCTGGTGACGGATGTGCAGCACGAAACACAGCGGCGCGTCAATGCGTCGGGCGCGACCGGCGATGGATTTCACACGCTGATGGCATGGTTCAGCGCCCCAGTCCATCCGCTTCAGGAGGAGCTGGATCAATTCATCGACCGTTACGTGATTCGCACTACGGTGGAGCGGCACAGCGACGACCGTGCGGTGGACATCATCCGCACGCTTTTCAAGGCCTATTATCGAACGCCGCAATTGCTGCCGGCCTGGCGGCTGCAAACGTTGCCGTTACCCGACGATGGAAACGTCGCCTCGCTTCCTCAACCGGAGTGGCATATTTTTCTCAGAGCCATTTGCGACTATATCGCGGGGATGAGCGACCATTTTGCTGAAACCGAGTACACCAGGATAGAGAGCGTTCTGCATGAGTCTTGA